Proteins found in one Bacillota bacterium genomic segment:
- a CDS encoding caspase family protein, whose product MKKSSIVMIGILTAAVLLTGCQFIFSVEVRYGIIEGWVYESTARPEDIIVMPSNETPRGYRRLPDAIVEVRDYYDSGLIVQTKADSSGRIYIPQLTTGKKLLIIQHPYYSGIRVEIPVYVWRDTVRVTSEPTVHYVIVGIDEYPKMKAENLKVSEKDAKNIKTVLVDGNRMKGYADILTNRQATKSNIKRAIENAARSAKPGDSLVFYFSGYADREIYAGGEARPLDHIVPYDGQDYGTAEQIRNSMITDGELRDWLSKFPNKNVTVILDVAYAKTFFDGKIRSQSLGAIMPMALQGTGYTVLGAASDGERTNVSQDKGSLFTTMLIDGIKSIGDDKITAWTLFNYAENAMRQFPQNPQFEGPKHTVIYIRNSYYW is encoded by the coding sequence ATGAAAAAAAGTTCAATTGTGATGATAGGTATATTAACAGCAGCTGTGCTTTTAACAGGCTGCCAGTTTATTTTCTCTGTTGAAGTTCGCTATGGGATCATTGAAGGCTGGGTATACGAATCAACAGCGCGTCCTGAGGACATTATTGTAATGCCTTCTAATGAAACACCACGGGGATATCGGCGCTTGCCTGATGCTATCGTGGAAGTTAGGGATTATTACGACAGCGGTTTAATAGTGCAGACCAAAGCCGACAGCAGCGGCAGAATCTATATTCCCCAGTTAACTACCGGCAAAAAGCTGCTGATAATCCAACATCCGTATTATTCTGGCATCCGAGTTGAGATTCCAGTTTATGTTTGGCGGGATACAGTTAGAGTAACTTCTGAGCCAACGGTGCACTATGTGATTGTAGGCATTGATGAGTATCCGAAGATGAAAGCTGAGAATCTCAAGGTTTCGGAAAAAGATGCGAAAAACATCAAGACAGTGCTCGTAGACGGCAACAGGATGAAAGGTTATGCTGATATTTTGACTAACAGGCAGGCTACCAAGAGTAATATTAAACGGGCCATCGAAAATGCAGCCCGTTCAGCCAAACCCGGTGATTCGCTAGTCTTTTATTTCTCGGGATATGCTGATCGGGAGATTTACGCCGGAGGAGAAGCTCGTCCTCTCGACCACATCGTTCCCTATGATGGTCAAGACTACGGAACAGCTGAGCAGATTAGAAATTCCATGATTACCGACGGTGAACTGAGAGATTGGCTGAGCAAGTTCCCCAATAAGAATGTTACGGTGATCCTTGATGTGGCTTATGCGAAGACCTTCTTCGATGGTAAAATCCGCAGCCAAAGCCTAGGAGCAATAATGCCGATGGCTCTGCAGGGCACAGGCTATACAGTGCTCGGGGCAGCTTCCGATGGCGAAAGAACTAATGTCAGCCAAGATAAGGGAAGTTTATTTACCACCATGCTGATTGACGGTATCAAGTCTATTGGAGACGATAAAATAACTGCTTGGACCTTGTTTAACTACGCTGAGAATGCGATGAGGCAGTTCCCGCAGAACCCCCAGTTTGAAGGTCCGAAGCATACTGTGATTTACATCCGCAACTCTTATTACTGGTAG
- a CDS encoding iron-containing alcohol dehydrogenase, which produces MYAVSESEGVDRVLNFSFYMPTEIIQGQEVVARCGDRFKKFGSKALLVTGKHSAKASGAFGDVTAVLDKYGIAYQVFDDVENNPSTVNVVQGAKAARKFKPDFIVGIGGGSALDAAKAIAVLAVNSFTPEHLYSGDYPNQPLPIIAVPTTAGTGSEVTQYSVLTLPDKQTKAGFGDRSIFPKIAFLDHRYTESLELDITRNTAVDALSHLIEAYLSRRASGSSDMLVKTGLRLWGRALPDLKSAAFSTGMRESLLTASALGGMAIAHTGTTVVHALGYPLTYFHGIPHGKANGLLMAEYLRYNLQYAKSRVERILQLLNLRDIGEFAELMQTLLPTDLRLTPEQINEYGIAASRTKNATHSLGEVNSQVCIDILNNSLG; this is translated from the coding sequence ATGTACGCAGTGAGTGAATCAGAGGGAGTTGATCGAGTGCTAAATTTCAGCTTTTATATGCCTACGGAGATTATTCAGGGTCAGGAAGTGGTTGCGCGCTGTGGAGATAGATTTAAGAAGTTCGGCAGTAAAGCGCTCTTGGTTACCGGAAAACACTCAGCAAAGGCCAGCGGTGCCTTCGGGGACGTAACAGCGGTTCTGGACAAGTATGGGATTGCTTATCAGGTTTTTGATGATGTGGAAAACAATCCATCCACCGTTAACGTTGTTCAAGGAGCTAAAGCTGCCCGCAAGTTTAAACCGGACTTCATCGTTGGAATCGGCGGGGGATCAGCTTTGGATGCTGCGAAGGCTATTGCAGTATTAGCGGTCAACAGCTTTACACCAGAGCATCTTTACAGCGGCGATTACCCTAATCAGCCACTGCCGATCATTGCTGTTCCCACAACAGCCGGCACAGGCAGCGAGGTAACCCAGTATTCGGTGCTGACACTTCCGGACAAACAGACCAAAGCTGGATTTGGTGATCGGAGCATCTTTCCAAAGATTGCTTTCTTAGATCACCGCTATACTGAGTCTTTGGAACTTGATATCACCCGCAACACAGCGGTTGATGCCCTGTCTCATCTAATCGAGGCATATTTATCGCGGAGGGCTTCCGGCAGCAGTGACATGCTGGTGAAAACTGGCTTGCGTTTATGGGGGCGAGCCCTGCCAGATTTGAAGTCGGCTGCTTTCTCTACTGGAATGCGGGAAAGCCTGCTGACAGCATCGGCTCTTGGCGGCATGGCGATTGCCCATACCGGTACAACGGTAGTCCACGCCTTGGGATATCCTCTTACGTATTTCCATGGGATACCCCACGGTAAAGCCAATGGCTTGCTGATGGCTGAATATCTCCGCTATAACCTGCAGTACGCCAAGTCACGAGTAGAGAGAATCCTGCAGCTTTTAAACTTAAGGGATATTGGTGAGTTTGCAGAATTGATGCAGACACTGCTGCCTACAGATCTGCGCCTGACTCCGGAGCAGATCAACGAGTATGGCATAGCAGCAAGCAGAACCAAGAATGCCACACACTCCCTTGGAGAAGTAAATTCTCAGGTGTGCATTGACATATTAAACAACAGTTTGGGATGA
- a CDS encoding cell wall-active antibiotics response protein, with the protein MRKILIGSITAILAAIWILNVLGVIDFGLIYVISRLWFVIPMWYGFKLLRQEERSMKISGFVLMVFSGFMLALNLIELFTKGQESIYYLMIMGIVVFWPVIIFIFLIAVIISLFERGETVYKAYLLPKTVVCPKEELLDTSLIAVFGKLTFVMSEESITHRAVRLDVLSLFGKVEIIVPEDVGVLAEVKTRFSSTRLFGERNRKILGGETLQSPAANEANPRLLLVTRSWFSSVNVRSE; encoded by the coding sequence ATGCGCAAAATCCTGATTGGATCTATCACAGCAATACTCGCAGCTATTTGGATTTTGAACGTATTAGGTGTTATTGACTTTGGCCTGATTTATGTCATATCGCGACTCTGGTTTGTAATTCCAATGTGGTATGGGTTCAAGCTGCTCAGGCAGGAAGAGAGAAGCATGAAGATCTCGGGATTTGTGCTGATGGTCTTTTCCGGATTCATGCTGGCGTTAAACCTAATTGAGCTGTTTACCAAGGGCCAAGAGTCCATTTATTATTTAATGATCATGGGCATTGTAGTTTTTTGGCCGGTGATTATTTTTATCTTTTTGATTGCCGTCATTATCAGCCTTTTTGAGCGAGGGGAGACTGTATACAAAGCTTACCTCTTGCCCAAGACTGTTGTATGCCCCAAAGAAGAACTGCTGGATACATCGCTGATCGCGGTGTTCGGCAAGCTGACTTTTGTGATGAGCGAGGAATCGATTACGCATCGGGCGGTGCGCTTAGACGTACTTTCACTTTTTGGCAAAGTTGAAATCATAGTCCCAGAAGATGTAGGAGTGTTAGCTGAAGTTAAAACGCGTTTTTCATCGACGAGATTATTTGGTGAGCGAAACCGCAAAATATTAGGTGGAGAAACTCTTCAAAGCCCAGCTGCAAATGAAGCCAATCCGCGCCTGCTGCTGGTAACCCGTTCGTGGTTTAGCAGTGTAAATGTACGCAGTGAGTGA